A window of Herpetosiphonaceae bacterium genomic DNA:
ATTTTCCAGATCGGCGCGGTCGATCATGTCGCGGCAGCCCTGCAATCGCCGATGTCGGGCATGGAGCAGGCGATTGTCGGTAACGAATTTCAGGATCATGAGACGTTCACCATCAACGATCAAGAGTTCCATACGCTATTGGTCAAAACAACCGGCAACAATCGTCTCATCCGCACCTACACGCAGCTCCACGCCAACACCCACGGAGCGCGAATCCACTACCTTGCCTCGGGTGATGCCCAGGAAACGCACAACGAGCATCTGGCGATTCTCGCAGCGTTCAAAAATAATAATCTGGCGGAGGCCAGGCGAGCGCTGCGCGCGCATATCACCAGGGTCAAAGATAAGATGCTCGATGTGCTGGAGCAGCGCGGCGGGAAGCTCTAGCGGAAGACGGACGCTCAACGTTCGACGACCACGAAACTCGAAACGTGAGGAAGGAGGCTTGCGTGGTTGAACCTCTACGCTTTGGCATCCTGGGCTGCGGCGTGATCGGCCCGCACCATGCGCAGGCGATCAGCGGTCTGCCGGACGATGCGCTGCTGGTGGCGGTAGCCGATCGACATCGAGAGCGAGCCGAGAAGCTGGCACAGCAGCACGAGGCGGCGGCGTATACCTCGCTGGCCGATCTGCTGCGTCACCCGGAGCTTGATGCCGTCTGCATCTGCACGCCCAGCGGTGAGCACGCCGCGCATGTCGAGGCGGTGTTGCAGGCCGGGAAGCACGTCGTTGTGGAAAAGCCGGTCGACGTGACGCTGGAGGCGATCGATCGGCTGCGCGCTGTGCGGCGCTCCACCACGCAGAAAGTCGCGGTCATCAGCCAGCACCGCTTCGATCGATCCACGCGCATCGTGCGCGATGCCGTCGAGCACGGGCGCTTCGGGCGGCTCACCGTAGGTACGGCGCAGGTCCGCTGGTGGCGCTCACAGTCCTACTACGACTCCGGCGCGTGGCGCGGCACATGGGAGCAGGATGGCGGCGGCGCGCTGATGAACCAGTCGATCCATACGATCGATCTGCTGCAATGGATCATGGGTCCGGTGATCGAGGTCACGGCCTATACCGGCCTCCTGGCCCACGAGCGGATCGAGGTCGAGGATACCGCCGTTGCGATCGTCCGCTTTGCGAGCGGAGCGCTGGGTATCATCGAAGGCACGACCGCGGCCTATCCCGGTCTGACGGCGCGGCTTGAAGTGCATGGCGATCGTGGCTCCGCGATCATCGACAGCGACGAGCTACTCTATTTTCATAGCGCCGCGTCCGACGCGGAAGGGGCAAGCTACGGTGCCAGCGGCGACGGTAATCAGGCACACGACCTGCTCAGCCAATCTGCCGCCGATCCGCCTGCCGCTGCCGCCGGATCAGATCCCGCGAGTCTGTCGATGGCGCACCGCGAGCAGATCCGTGATTTCATTGCCGCGATCCGCGAAGACCGCGAGCCGCTGGTCAATATCGACGAGGGACGCAAGGCGGTGGCGATCATCCTGGCAATCTACGAGTCGGCACGCAGCGGTCGGCCTGTTCGCATCCAGTAGGCGAGATCGCTGAATCCGGCGATCACCACCAGGATCCCGCGCCCGTCGCTGCTCAGGTGTCGGCACGGCGCTCGCCCGACGCAGGCTCGGCGATGTTCGCCAGGTACGCGGTATAGGCGGCCAGTGCGCCCTGGTTGTGCGCCCGTACCACCTGCGCCAGCCGCTCCTCGTCCCGATCGAGCATCGCCTGCACGATCGCGTGGTGCTCCTGCTGCGCCTGCGCCAGCCGAAATACCAGCACATCCTTCAGGTAGTAGCGCCGCACGCGGTCCCACTGATCCAGCACCCGCGCGGTCATCTCCTGAAGCATCGGCATGTCCGTCATGCGCACGATCGCCAGGTGAAACGCGGTGTTCAGATCGGCCCATTGATGGTGCGCTGCTGACTCCACCGCCTGATCCATCGCCGCCAGCAGCTCGTGCAGGTGGTGGCGATCGGCGGGGGTGAGGCGCTGGGCGGCGGTGCGGGTGGCGACCAGCTCCAGGCCCTCCATGACGGTAAAGATCT
This region includes:
- a CDS encoding GntR family transcriptional regulator, whose product is MENPLITYQPLNYIDLTEQTYRVLKDKILRGELKPGMQISVPSTAVALGVSRTPVNDALKRLANDGLVEIIPRQGTFVTELTARDVAEIFDMRLMIELYAAETIFQIGAVDHVAAALQSPMSGMEQAIVGNEFQDHETFTINDQEFHTLLVKTTGNNRLIRTYTQLHANTHGARIHYLASGDAQETHNEHLAILAAFKNNNLAEARRALRAHITRVKDKMLDVLEQRGGKL
- a CDS encoding Gfo/Idh/MocA family oxidoreductase, yielding MVEPLRFGILGCGVIGPHHAQAISGLPDDALLVAVADRHRERAEKLAQQHEAAAYTSLADLLRHPELDAVCICTPSGEHAAHVEAVLQAGKHVVVEKPVDVTLEAIDRLRAVRRSTTQKVAVISQHRFDRSTRIVRDAVEHGRFGRLTVGTAQVRWWRSQSYYDSGAWRGTWEQDGGGALMNQSIHTIDLLQWIMGPVIEVTAYTGLLAHERIEVEDTAVAIVRFASGALGIIEGTTAAYPGLTARLEVHGDRGSAIIDSDELLYFHSAASDAEGASYGASGDGNQAHDLLSQSAADPPAAAAGSDPASLSMAHREQIRDFIAAIREDREPLVNIDEGRKAVAIILAIYESARSGRPVRIQ
- a CDS encoding GntR family transcriptional regulator, whose amino-acid sequence is IFTVMEGLELVATRTAAQRLTPADRHHLHELLAAMDQAVESAAHHQWADLNTAFHLAIVRMTDMPMLQEMTARVLDQWDRVRRYYLKDVLVFRLAQAQQEHHAIVQAMLDRDEERLAQVVRAHNQGALAAYTAYLANIAEPASGERRADT